Sequence from the Catenuloplanes indicus genome:
GGCCTCCCTGCAGACCGGTCAGTGGCTGCAGACAGGCTCGGGCTCATGGGTGCAGATCGCCGCGGTCGAGCGCTGGACGGTGCCGGACGCCACCGTGCACAACCTGACGGTCGGCGAGGTCCACACCTATTACGTGCTCGCCGACGCCGAATCGGTCCTCGTACACAACTGCGGGCTGGCGGAGATCGCGGCGGACCATCGCACCAATGCGAACGGCGGGCTGGGTGTCAAGGAAGGTAAGAACATCGCCGTCATGCACACGCAGATCGACGGGCAGTCGCCAACGGTGGGAGTGGCGACCAGCGGCAAGCATGTCAACCCCGGTGAGGTGGGCATGCCCAAGACCAGGCAATTCGTGCCGCCGAACCCGTCGAGGCAATTCGATTCCGAGGTGTTCCTCTTCGAGGATCTTGCCACCCGTCTCACTCCGACATCTACCGGAACCGTCAATCTCTACTCGGAGCGGATAGTCTGTCCCAGTTGTGGAGACGTCATCGATCAGTTCAAGGCGAGATTCCCTGGCATCAAGGTCAATATCACGACCGGGCAGGACTGAGCAATGCACTCAATTTCTGAGCTGGCGGATCTGATTCGTCGCGAGGATCCCGAAGCTGTGCGAGGTGTGACGGCGCAGCAGGTCGCCGAGATCCAGGAGGCGTGGGGCGTCCCGCAGCTGCCGGCGGTGTATGTGGATTTCCTTACCCACATGGGGTTCGGAGCGGGCAGGGTGCTTCGCGGTACCGACGCGTTCTTCCCGGCCGTGCGCCAGATGAAAAAGTGGGGAGACGATTTCTTCCACGAGAACTCAGGAATTTCGCGGCCGGGCGAGGCAGTTGTGTTCGCAATGCATCAGGGCTATCTCGTCTACTGGATGTCGGATATTTCATCGCCCGACCCTGAAGTTGTGCTCTGCGCGGAAGGCGACCCGTCGCCATCGCGCGTCTGGCCTTCTTTCACGGCTTTCCTCAACTCGCACTACGAGGATGAGCCGGGGGTGAAATAGGCGCCTTCCCGGTTGGTCGTCCGGAAGGATTGATATTGTGAGCGGGAGCCGGATCGCGAGATCCGGCTCCCGCTGTCGTTCGTCAACAGTGCAGCGAGGCACGCTGGAGGGAATCGACGGCAGTCGTGTGCATGACGACCCTCGGGCTGCCCTGTCGACTCTGTTCGCCTTTCCTCCGGACGGTCAGGAGAGGCGACGGATAGATACGAACGATTCGGCCGTAGTAGTTCTCCGAGCGCTACTCCATCGGCGAGAGGGGAATTGCCGGACGTGCATCGGTTGGGGCGGAATGGAGGTCCCGCTCGAAGAAACGCCAGTGCTGCCGCATGTGCGCCGGGATCTCCGTCTCCTCGTAGGGGCCGCGCTCGACGAAGCCACGCGACAGGTAGAGGCGCTGTGCGTCGGTCATGAAACGGCAGGTGTCGAGCCGGATCGTGGTCGCGCCGAGCGTGCCGTGGGCCTCGGTGAGCAGCCGATCCAGCAGCGCGGCGCCGAGTCCGAGGCCGCGGCCGCGCGGGTCCACGTACATCCGCTTGACCTCGGCCATCTCAGGGGTGAGCGTGCGCAGCGCGGCGACGCCTACCGGCTCACCGTCGCGTTCCGCGACGATCAGAAGCCCTTTCGGCGGTACGAACGAGGGCAGCGATTCCCGGATGGCGCTCAGGTCGGTGGGGGAGTCCTCGACGCCGTACTCCTCGCGCAGCCGTCCCACGGCCCAGCTTAGATAGTCGCTCATCAGTGCGGTTACCGCGTCCGAGTCGGTGCTGAGATCTGCGTGGCGAAGGATGGTGGCGCTCATGACCCGAAGCCTAGAACGGTCTCAAGGTACGACGGTGACCGGCCATTTCGCGGTCCGGACCAGCCGTATCGCGACCGACCCGGCCAGCCGGCGCCCGAGCCCGGCGGAGGCGCCCACGATGATCCCGCTGGCCTTGACCTCCGTGGCGACCTCGCCCAGCACGCGCAGCGGATCGCCCGGCCGGACCACCAGGCGTGCGTCGACGCCCCACTCGCGGGCCTGCTGGTCGAGCATCTCCAGTAGCTCGGACTCGACCTCGCCCTGCGCCTCGACCAGGGCCTGCACGGCCGTCCCGCCGAAGGTGAGGAACGCGCCGGGCTCGCGCCGGACGTAGACCGCGAAGAGCCGCGCGCGCTGCCGCCGGGCGAGACCGAGGGCGTAAGCGGCGGCGCGCAGTGAGCTCTCGGAGCCGTCGACGCCGACGACCAGGGCCGACGGGCCG
This genomic interval carries:
- a CDS encoding GNAT family N-acetyltransferase, encoding MSATILRHADLSTDSDAVTALMSDYLSWAVGRLREEYGVEDSPTDLSAIRESLPSFVPPKGLLIVAERDGEPVGVAALRTLTPEMAEVKRMYVDPRGRGLGLGAALLDRLLTEAHGTLGATTIRLDTCRFMTDAQRLYLSRGFVERGPYEETEIPAHMRQHWRFFERDLHSAPTDARPAIPLSPME
- a CDS encoding SMI1/KNR4 family protein, translated to MTAQQVAEIQEAWGVPQLPAVYVDFLTHMGFGAGRVLRGTDAFFPAVRQMKKWGDDFFHENSGISRPGEAVVFAMHQGYLVYWMSDISSPDPEVVLCAEGDPSPSRVWPSFTAFLNSHYEDEPGVK
- a CDS encoding universal stress protein, with the translated sequence MGAFELGTDGPSALVVGVDGSESSLRAAAYALGLARRQRARLFAVYVRREPGAFLTFGGTAVQALVEAQGEVESELLEMLDQQAREWGVDARLVVRPGDPLRVLGEVATEVKASGIIVGASAGLGRRLAGSVAIRLVRTAKWPVTVVP